A window of Diorhabda carinulata isolate Delta chromosome 7, icDioCari1.1, whole genome shotgun sequence contains these coding sequences:
- the LOC130896858 gene encoding monocarboxylate transporter 9-like, translating into MSVTAPIVKISEVAPSVESLQETPPDTETFNNSTLRTDHKFQGRGSILSSEISLFIEKTGQKIPDGGWGWLVVLACFVINMLSDGVGFTFGLLYKEFLIEFGASKSATSWIGSLFMALPLIAGPLGSALVDKYGCMTMTIAGGIVCTSGLALSSYAQTIGVMYLTFGVVGGLGLTLCFITAVVSIAFWFEKKRTVALGLAASGTGFGTALYSPLATWLLSEYGWRGTLLITAGFFANMCVCGALMRDPDWIIEEEKEEKRLKKARKSSVSSIDTECLEEIKQTLEEGGDTQYLLQDVDATLDLTDKDRFNSVVDLPTFVRDNEKVPLEVLKHLSENKQIYDIIVQNYPNLLAGRSSSDRGMNILNGPDRHTSRVPVKFSMNIKKQEESSTKHRELREKMENIANLETMGMAEAKETQNKGMHLLRSLSVKAKTQIQPQSYLKNVRFRKNSIGYRGAMLNIHKYKVKASSCPDIYKNSMATLFREEESWYDEFIDILKDLTNFSLFLDLHFLLLSLSTVMVDMWFVVPYYYLADHMAIHHYTDNEAAFAISVIGITNTIGMVLLGIVGNRINTAKTYAICLILCGASVGIMIVVTSNYILILVSGGFFGLFFASTMSLTPSLLAELVSLDDFTMAYGLLLLSQGIGTLLGPPLAGWVFDLTGSWDQSFYQACIWIIISGLLVGVIPFTRNRKLFTKK; encoded by the exons ATGAGTGTAACCGCCCCCATAGTGAAAATATCCGAAGTGGCCCCCAGCGTCGAAAGTTTACAAGAAACTCCACCGGACACCGAAACCTTCAACAATTCCACGCTAAGAACCGACCACAAATTTCAAGGTAGAGGATCGATTCTGTCTTCGGAAATAAgtctttttatagaaaaaaccggACAGAAAATACCGGACGGGGGATGGGGTTGGTTGGTAGTTTTGGCGTGTTTCGTTATCAATATGTTATCGGATGGGGTTGGATTTACGTTCGGGTTGCTTTATAAGGAGTTTTTGATTGAGTTCGGCGCTTCTAAATCGGCTACGTCGTGGATAGGAAGTCTTTTTATGGCTTTACCACTAATAGCAG GTCCTCTTGGAAGCGCTCTGGTAGACAAATACGGATGTATGACGATGACAATAGCAGGAGGAATAGTCTGCACGTCAGGTCTGGCTCTAAGTTCGTACGCGCAAACCATAGGTGTGATGTATTTAACATTCGGAGTCGTAGGTGGATTAGGCCTTACGCTTTGTTTCATAACGGCCGTCGTTTCAATAGCGTTTTGGTTCGAAAAAAAACGAACAGTGGCTTTGGGTTTAGCGGCGAGCGGTACCGGATTCGGTACGGCCCTGTATTCCCCTTTAGCCACGTGGCTCCTCTCCGAATACGGTTGGCGCGGTACTTTATTGATAACGGCGGGATTTTTCGCCAACATGTGCGTCTGCGGGGCCCTAATGAGAGACCCTGATTGGATAATAGAAGAAGA AAAAGAGGAAAAGAGATTGAAAAAGGCTAGAAAATCGAGCGTTTCATCGATCGATACAGAATGTCtcgaagaaatcaaacaaacgTTAGAAGAAGGGGGCGATACGCAATATCTGCTTCAAGATGTCGACGCAACATTAGATCTAACCGACAAGGATAGATTCAATTCCGTCGTCGATTTACCTACTTTCGTTCGAGATAACGAAaag GTGCCGCTCGAAGTACTGAAACATCTCAGCGAGAATAAACAAATTTACGATATAATAGTGCAGAATTATCCGAATTTATTGGCCGGTCGGAGTTCCTCCGATCGGGGGATGAATATTTTGAACGGCCCCGATCGGCATACGTCGAGAGTGCCGGTgaaattttctatgaatatcaaaaaacaagAAGAATCTTCGACGAAACATCGAGAATTGcgagaaaaaatggaaaatatcgCGAATTTGGAGACGATGGGGATGGCGGAAGCGAAAGAAACGCAAAATAAAGGGATGCACTTACTCAGGAGTCTGTCCGTCAAGGCGAAAACTCAAATTCAACCGCAATCGTATCTGAAAAACGTgcgatttcgaaaaaattccaTTGGGTACAGAGGCGCCATGTTGAATATCCACAAATACAAAGTGAAAGCCTCCAGTTGTCCggacatttataaaaattcgatGGCGACTTTATTCCGAGAAGAAGAG AGTTGGTATGACgaatttattgacattttaaaagatttgactaatttttccttattcttGGACCTACATTTCCTTCTACTGTCGCTGTCGACGGTAATGGTCGACATGTGGTTCGTCGTACCCTACTATTATTTAGCAGATCACATGGCGATACATCACTATACGGATAACGAAGCTGCTTTCGCCATTTCCGTCATCGGTATCACCAACACCATAGGAATG GTGTTACTTGGTATAGTTGGTAATCGAATAAATACCGCCAAAACGTACGCCATATGTTTAATTTTATGCGGTGCTAGCGTAGGGATAATGATTGTCGTTacgtcaaattatattttgatactGGTAAGCGGCGGTTTTTTCGGTTTGTTTTTCGCTAGTACAATGTCACTAACGCCATCTTTGCTAGCGGAACTAGTATCTTTAGATGATTTCACGATGGCTTATGGTCTTCTGTTATTATCTCAAGGAATCGGGACTCTACTAGGACCTCCTTTAGCgg gATGGGTGTTCGATTTGACTGGTTCCTGGGACCAATCGTTTTATCAAGCTTGTATATGGATAATTATATCTGGTCTACTCGTAGGAGTGATTCCCTTCACtcgaaatagaaaattattcacaaaaaaataa
- the LOC130896421 gene encoding monocarboxylate transporter 12-like, with protein METVIIDKSAGIKLNDVESNVNNEQTDENKSVIPDGGYGWIVLLATFLIYAIAEGISFAFGLLFVEFLYEFNGSKSATSWVGSLFVALPLISGPVCSTLVDKYGCQKMSILGSAICALGFALSAYAKNLGLLYLTFGVLGGLARGLCYITVVVTITYWFEKRRSVALGISASGTGFGTIVFAPFTNYLLYEYGWRGTVLILGGCLAQMCVCGALMTDPKWVVEEELQKKKDSKRKEKVLETKELEELLPNKEKKEINDVPIENNVENSKKTWYRGFLRITRPLKRFALFLELHFLLLSVAVLLAGTWFLIPYFYLVDHMLENGYSEEESSSALSVIGFANIVGMVLLGWIGDRCNLSRIYGLSLILCGLSIWGMIIFTNSYILIIGCSASFGFFFSSCFALSPSLLAELVPIEKFTTAFGFVLLCEGVGHLTGPPLAGYISDISKSWSQSFCQAGLWMIVSGFSVGTISFTKNRKFFQNH; from the exons ATGGAAACTGTGATAATCGACAAAAGTGCcggaattaaattaaatgacgTAGAAAGTAATGTAAATAACGAACAGACTGATGAAAATAAATCCGTTATACCAGATGGAGGTTATGGGTGGATTGTACTGTTAGCTACGTTTCTAATATACGCCATTGCTGAAGGAATTAGCTTCGCTTTCGGTCTTTTATTCGTTgaatttttgtatgaatttaaCGGATCCAAATCTGCCACTTCGTGGGTAGGGAGTCTGTTTGTTGCACTTCCACTTATATCag gTCCAGTTTGTAGTACTCTCGTCGATAAATATGGCTGCCAAAAGATGTCTATCTTAGGTTCTGCGATATGCGCTTTGGGATTTGCCCTCAGCGCCTACGCGAAGAATTTGGGTTTGTTGTATTTAACGTTCGGAGTATTAGGAGGGCTTGCCAGAGGACTTTGTTACATAACCGTAGTTGTTACAATAACTTATTGGTTTGAAAAACGGAGATCGGTAGCTTTGGGTATATCGGCGAGCGGTACCGGTTTCGGAACTATAGTTTTCGCCCCTTTcaccaattatttattatacgaATACGGTTGGAGAGGGACAGTTTTGATACTCGGCGGTTGTTTGGCTCAGATGTGTGTTTGCGGTGCCCTAATGACCGATCCTAAATGGGTAGTAGAAGAAGA attACAGAAAAAGAAGGACTCTAAACGGAAAGAAAAAGTTTTAGAGACGAAGGAATTAGAAGAATTGTTACctaataaagagaaaaaagagaTAAATGATGTaccaattgaaaataatgtagaaaattcGAAGAAA ACGTGGTACCGAGGATTTTTACGTATAACGAGACCTTTAAAGAGGTTCGCACTATTTTTGGAATTGCATTTTTTGCTGTTGAGCGTAGCCGTCCTTTTAGCTGGTACATGGTTCTTGATACCATATTTTTATCTGGTCGATCACATGTTGGAAAATGGGTACAGTGAAGAGGAATCCTCTTCGGCACTGTCGGTTATTGGATTCGCGAATATCGTTGGCATG GTACTGTTAGGATGGATAGGCGACCGTTGTAATCTATCCAGAATATACGGCCTCTCATTAATTTTATGCGGTCTGAGCATTTGGGGCATGATCATTTTCACCAACAGTTACATACTCATAATTGGATGCAGCGCCTCGTTCGGATTCTTCTTCTCGAGTTGCTTCGCCCTATCGCCATCGCTACTAGCAGAACTTGTACCCATAGAAAAATTCACAACCGCTTTTGGATTCGTCTTGTTATGCGAAGGCGTAGGACATCTGACTGGACCCCCTCTAGCCG GTTACATATCGGATATATCGAAATCGTGGTCTCAATCTTTTTGCCAGGCGGGATTATGGATGATAGTCTCCGGTTTTAGCGTTGGAACGATTTCTTTtacgaaaaatagaaaatttttccaaaatcattaa